DNA sequence from the Ramlibacter agri genome:
CCAATGGAGCCCGGACCCGGGCAACGAGTACAAGCTGGAGTTCTACGCGCGGCTCGCAGCCGAACTGTTCGAGCAGCTGAAGATCGAGCGCGCGCACTGGGTCGGCACGTCGATGGGTGGCGCGATCGGCACCGTCTGCGCCTCCGGCCTGTTCCAGCCGCAGCTGGCGCCGCGCATCCAGAGCCTGCTGCTGAACGACAACGCGCCGAGCCTGGCGCAGGCGGCGGTGGACCGGATCCGCGACTATGCGGGCAACCCGCCGGCCTTCGCCACGATCGCGCAGCTGGAGGAGTTCTTCCGCACCGTCTACAAGCCTTATGGCTGGCTCAGCGATGCGCAATGGCGGCGCCTGACCGAGACCTCGACGCGCCGGCTGCCGGATGGCCGCGTCACGCCGCACTACGACCCGGCCATGGTGCGCCAATTCACCGACCACCCCGACGACTACGAGCTGTGGGACCACTACGAGCAGCTGCGCATCCCTGTGCTGCTGCTGCGCGGCGCGCAGTCGGACCTGGTGATGCGCGAGACGGCCGACGAGATGCTCGCGCGCGGGCCGGGCAAGCTCGGACTGGTCAAGGTCGTCGAGGTCGCCGGCTGCGGGCATGCGCCGGCCCTCAACGTGCCGGACCAGCTTGCGCTGGTCCGCTCGTTCATCGAAGCCGCGGCGTGATCACTTGGGCGGCGTGGTGTCCCACCCCGCCAGGTGCTGCTGCGCGATGTTGCCCAGCGCCGCGATCCACTCCGTCTCGTCGTTGAGGCAGGGGATGTAGTGGAACTCCTTGCCGCCGGCGGTGAGGAAGGCGGCGCGCCCTTCCTGGGCGATTTCCTCCAGCGTCTCCAGGCAATCCGCCGTGAAGCCGGGGCAGGCCACGTCGACCCGCCTGGTGCCCGCGCGCGCCAGCTTCTTCAGCGTCGGCTCGGTATACGGCTCCAGCCACTTCGCCTTGCCGAAGCGTGACTGGAAGGTGAGGGTGTACTGCTGGTCCGACAGCTGCAGCCATTCGGCCAGCAGGTGCGCGGTGCGGCGGCATTCGTCGGCGTACGGGTCGCCCAGGCGCACGGCGCGTTCCGGAATGCCATGGAAGCTCAGCACCAGCTGGTCGGGCCGGCCGTGCTCGCGCCAGTGCCGCTCGATGCGATGGGCCAGGGCCTGCAGGTAGCCGCGGTCGTCGTGGTAGCGGTTGACGAAGCGCAGCTCCGGCACGTGCCGCTGGCGCGCGCTCCAGGCATTGACGGCATCGATCACGCTGGCGGTGGTCGTGCCCGAATACTGCGGATAGGCCGTCAGCACCAGGATGCGCGTGCAGCCGGCCGCCCTCAGCGCGTCGAGTTGGGCGGCGATGGCGGGCTTGCCATAGCGCATGCCGTACGCGACCCGCACGCGGTGCCCGCGCTCGCCGAGCCAGCCTTGCAGGCGCTTGGCCTGCCGCTCGGTCCAAACCTTCAGCGGCGAGCCTTCTGGCGTCCAGATGGTGGCGTACTTGGCGGCGGACTTGCTGGCGCGCAGCGGCAGCACCAGCCCGTATAGCAGGGGCA
Encoded proteins:
- a CDS encoding alpha/beta fold hydrolase; amino-acid sequence: MSFTSNYLTCAGREIHFTEWGAGNKPTVIAWHGLARTGRDMDELAASLSDRFRVICPDTVGRGLSQWSPDPGNEYKLEFYARLAAELFEQLKIERAHWVGTSMGGAIGTVCASGLFQPQLAPRIQSLLLNDNAPSLAQAAVDRIRDYAGNPPAFATIAQLEEFFRTVYKPYGWLSDAQWRRLTETSTRRLPDGRVTPHYDPAMVRQFTDHPDDYELWDHYEQLRIPVLLLRGAQSDLVMRETADEMLARGPGKLGLVKVVEVAGCGHAPALNVPDQLALVRSFIEAAA
- the hemH gene encoding ferrochelatase yields the protein MPVNERWTGVLYCNLGTPEAPTAPAVRTYLAEFLSDPRVVEIPRAAWLPLLYGLVLPLRASKSAAKYATIWTPEGSPLKVWTERQAKRLQGWLGERGHRVRVAYGMRYGKPAIAAQLDALRAAGCTRILVLTAYPQYSGTTTASVIDAVNAWSARQRHVPELRFVNRYHDDRGYLQALAHRIERHWREHGRPDQLVLSFHGIPERAVRLGDPYADECRRTAHLLAEWLQLSDQQYTLTFQSRFGKAKWLEPYTEPTLKKLARAGTRRVDVACPGFTADCLETLEEIAQEGRAAFLTAGGKEFHYIPCLNDETEWIAALGNIAQQHLAGWDTTPPK